In Mytilus trossulus isolate FHL-02 chromosome 14, PNRI_Mtr1.1.1.hap1, whole genome shotgun sequence, a genomic segment contains:
- the LOC134695655 gene encoding vacuolar ATPase assembly integral membrane protein vma21-like gives MADDLRTRMEDKEKTDTVMRTMVVFSLAMITLPIFLYFVSKSFFFEAFLGMSSENSYFYAAFVAIGTVHLILGLFVYRAFTEDSEARRTPFKQD, from the exons ATGGCTGATGATCTTAGAACCAG AATGGAAGATAAAGAAAAGACGGACACTGTTATGAGGACTATGGTTGTTTTTAGTCTGGCTATGATTACTTTACCAATATTTCTCTATTTCGTCAGCAAAAGTTTTTTCTTTGAAG CGTTTCTTGGAATGAGTTCAGAAAACAGTTACTTTTATGCAGCATTTGTTGCCATAGGAACAGTACATTTAATTCTAGGACTGTTTGTTTACAGAGCATTCACTGAAGATTCTGAAGCTAGACGGACTCCTTTCAAACAAGACTAG